Proteins found in one Serinicoccus marinus DSM 15273 genomic segment:
- a CDS encoding MFS transporter, which translates to MSAMFSALSVRNYRIYATGGIISNTGTWMGRIAQDWVVLTELTDNSAQALGLVTGLQFLPILLFSPVAGAISDNFSKRKVMLVSQSAMAFFATVMGIAVLTGHMELWHMFVLAFLSGTAAAVDAPARQAFVSEMVPKAQITNAVGLNSASFHSGRLIGPAVAGLLIAAVGTGPTLLLNAVTFVAVILALLAMDPSQLATRDRTGPRGSVREGIAYVRGRPDIQLILVIAFMHGTFGMNFQIFNALMSTEVFGKDVAEFGITGSVMAIGSLAGALLAARRDRPRWRLLLGSLAAFAGCTALIALAPSFTAYTLLLIPTGLFALTVMVSANAMVQLSVDQAVRGRVMALYMAVFMGGTPVGSPFLGWFAEQFGARATVLIATVMCGATAVLAAVHVMRHDHLRLRFRARWPRPVYLVRMTEPLPEKVT; encoded by the coding sequence ATGAGCGCGATGTTCTCCGCGCTCTCGGTGCGCAACTACCGGATCTACGCCACCGGCGGCATCATCTCCAACACCGGGACCTGGATGGGCCGCATCGCCCAGGACTGGGTGGTGCTCACCGAGCTCACCGACAACTCCGCGCAGGCGCTCGGTCTGGTCACCGGCCTGCAGTTCCTGCCGATCCTGCTCTTCTCACCGGTCGCGGGAGCGATTAGCGACAACTTCTCCAAGCGCAAGGTCATGCTCGTCAGCCAGAGCGCGATGGCCTTCTTCGCCACCGTCATGGGGATCGCGGTGCTCACCGGCCACATGGAGCTGTGGCACATGTTCGTCCTCGCCTTCCTCTCCGGCACGGCGGCCGCCGTCGACGCCCCCGCCCGCCAGGCCTTCGTCTCCGAGATGGTCCCGAAGGCGCAGATCACCAATGCCGTGGGGCTCAACTCTGCGTCCTTCCACTCCGGCCGCCTCATCGGCCCCGCGGTGGCCGGCCTGCTCATCGCTGCCGTCGGCACCGGCCCGACGCTGCTGCTCAACGCGGTGACCTTCGTCGCGGTGATCCTGGCGCTGCTCGCGATGGACCCCTCCCAGCTCGCGACCCGCGACCGCACCGGACCCCGCGGCAGCGTGCGCGAGGGCATCGCCTACGTCCGCGGCCGGCCGGACATCCAGCTCATCCTCGTCATCGCCTTCATGCACGGCACCTTCGGGATGAACTTCCAGATCTTCAACGCCCTCATGTCCACCGAGGTCTTCGGCAAGGACGTCGCCGAGTTCGGGATCACCGGCTCGGTCATGGCCATCGGCTCGCTCGCCGGCGCCCTCCTGGCCGCGCGCCGCGACCGCCCCCGGTGGCGCCTGCTCCTGGGCTCGCTGGCCGCCTTCGCCGGGTGCACCGCGCTCATCGCCCTCGCACCGAGCTTCACGGCATACACCCTCCTGCTGATCCCGACCGGCCTCTTCGCCCTGACCGTCATGGTGAGTGCCAACGCGATGGTCCAGCTGAGCGTCGACCAGGCCGTCCGCGGTCGGGTGATGGCGCTCTACATGGCCGTCTTCATGGGCGGCACGCCGGTGGGATCCCCCTTCCTCGGGTGGTTCGCCGAGCAGTTCGGTGCCCGGGCGACGGTGCTCATCGCCACGGTGATGTGCGGCGCCACCGCTGTCCTGGCCGCCGTCCACGTCATGCGCCACGACCACCTGCGGCTGCGCTTCCGCGCACGCTGGCCGCGCCCGGTCTACCTGGTGCGCATGACCGAGCCGCTCCCTGAGAAGGTGACCTGA